GTTTCGGATGCAGGCTCATCAGCCAGTCCTGCGGCGCGGGATGATTGACAAGTGAGGCCACGGCATCCTTGGCCGCAATCTTGGGTGGCTTGAGATCGTGGTAGCCGGAAATCTTGTTGGGGGTAACCAGGCCGGACGCGGCATGGTCTGAATACCGCAACGCCATGGCCGATAACTGCAGTTCGAACTTCGCCAGAGCCTCGGGATCAGACGCCAGATCGTCGATGCTGCCTGCATCGGTCAGTGACGCCAGCCGGTACAGGTCCGGGTCAAGGCCTTCCTGATCGGCATTGGCCAGCACCTTGAGTACGGCACGGGCATTCGATGACGGCTTTCTGTCTGTAATCCAGATCGGCTCAAACTCGCGTTCGGCATATGCTGCCACCAGCGCTTTGACCTGGCTCTTCGACAGCGAAGCGCCGGCGGAACCCTGTTTCAACGTCTCAAATACCGCCTGGGCCAGCGGATCCGGCAACTGGACCGTCTCCACATACTCGTTTGCATCCACAACAGTGCCTGAAGCGGATGCGAATACAGCCCCTTTCGGGCGCGGCTGTTTCAGCTTCTTACCTGCAAGTACAACCGGATAGCTGGCCTTATACTTATGGTATTTTTCACCGGTAGAGGCTGCGTCCGGGCCGTCATTGTCCGACAGCCTGACCCGCTCACGATACCGTCTGGCATTGCGATACCGGACCTGGCGATCAAAATAATCGCCGGAGCGGGAGAAGAAACCGCGTGTCCGATCGAGAAAATTGAATCTCTCTTCGTCCTGTCTTGCTCTTTGTCTCTGCCTGCTGCGCTTTTGGCGTTGCGACCAGAAACTGTCGTTTGACTGTGTGGTGCTGCTGCCGGAATTGAAGTTGAACTTCTTCTGCCTTATCTGGCTTTCTGCACTGGCAGAAACGGTCATAACTGGCAAGGCCAGGCATGACGCCAGCAATACGGCACTCAAACGGTTCAACATTTCATAAACCTCCGGTGAATTGACTGCGAGTTAAGCCACAGCCTTTCAATGATCGCAATACTTCAACTGGGGGCAGTTCATAACTTTTACGTAATGAAGGTCCTGACACCGGCACCCGAGCAGGGTGCGGAGCCGTTGTACTGCCGGTTTTGCGCTCGAACCCTGCTCCCCGTTCTCCGATACGATCCGCTTTTTGCTTCTGACTGAACTCAATCAATCACCATCCTGCTCCCAAGCATCACCTGCGTTATTGTCCAAATGATGAAATCTTGGAATTTAAGTGTCCAAATTGTGCCCTGATCAGCTTTGGGAAGTCCGGCAGAATCAACCGAAAATCCCAAGCCTGATCGCTTTCAAAATGTTAGAGCGACAGGGGGTTCATCCGAATCCACGCCGCTACAGGTGCCTAGCCGCGCGCCTCAAGCCCGAGCTCACGCATTTTCCGATACAGGGTTGAGCGTCCGATTCCCAGCTTGCGTGCGACTTCCGACATCTGACCCCGATAGCGATTGAGGGCCAGCCGGATCATATCGGCTTCAATTTCTTCAAGCCGCCGGATGTGTCCGCCATCGGTTACAGCCGGGATGCCGATGGCAAAGCCGTCGGACACCATGCTGGTTGACCCGGTTGATGCAAGTGCGGCGTTGTCGGTGACGTTGGCCTGCCCGCCAATCATGGCATCTGCCCCGCTTGCAGCAGGTGCTGCGGGTTCGGGTACAGGTGCCGGCGGCACCTCAACATCGAAGCCATCGGTCAGGGCGGCAATCTGCGGGAAATCGGCTATATGAAGCTGATCGCCTTCACACATGACAATGGCCCGGAATACCGTGTTTTCGAGCTGGCGGACATTGCCCGGCCAGGCGTAGGTCTTGAGCAATTCCAGCGCATTGGCGTCAATGCCCTTCACCCTGCGGCCTTCCTCGGCAGCAAAGCGCGTGATGAAATGGGTTACCAGTGGTGCAATGTCCTCAATGCGTTCACGCAATGGCGGCGCCATGACCGGAAACACGTTGAGGCGATAATACAAATCTTCGCGGAACTGGCCGTTTTTGACCATTTCGATCATGTTTCGGTTGGTTGCGGAAATCAGTCGAATATCGATCTTGACCGGCTTGCGCGAACCGACCGGGTCGATTTCACCTTCCTGCAGGGCGCGCAGCAGTTTTACCTGTATGTCCAGCGGCAGTTCCGCGACTTCGTCAAGGAACAAGGTTCCGCCGTCAGCTTCCTGGAACTTGCCGATGTGTTTGCCAACCGCACCTGTAAAAGCCCCTTTTTCATGGCCGAACAAGATGCTTTCGACCAGGTTTTCGGGCAGCGCACCGCAGTTTACCGCCACGAACGCCTTGCCTCTGCGCTCGCTTTCACCCTGAATGGCGCGGGCAATCATTTCCTTGCCCGACCCGCTCTCGCCCTCGATCAGGACCGGAATGTTCGAGTGAGCCGCCCGTTTGCCGAGCCTGACCACGCTGGACATGGCCGGACTGGCGATGATCAGGTCGTCAAACGACATTTCACCTGATACTTTCTGGTTCAGCCGTTTCACTTCCTCGGTCAGGGCATTGACCTTCAGAAGGTTTTGTATGGAAACTTTCAGCCGTTCCGGATTGACCGGCTTGACAACAAAGTCATCGGCTCCGGCACGCATGGCCTTGACCACGGTTTCAATGGAGCCTTGTGCGGTTTGCACGATTACCGGGACGGACGTGCGATAGGCGGAAAGGCGCTCGAGAAATTCAAGCCCGTCAATTTCCGGCATCACCAGGTCCAGAATAATCAGGTCGACCGGTTTGGAGCGGCTCGCCTCGAGAATATCAAGGCCCTGGCTCGCGCCGTCGGCGGTGGCGGTTTCAAAACCGTACCGTTTGACCAGCTCTTCGAGGATGCGGCGCTGCGCCGGGTCGTCATCAACAATCAGAATTTTATGTGCCATGCTGTCTCTTTTGTTTACTCACAGCCGTCTCAGAATCAAAAGCGCACAATGAACGGGCCTGTCTGAATGTTCCCACGGGTTCACTCCATATGCTTTGTGAAGAGCACTTTGCCCTAGAGGGGTAAATGGCAGCTTAAAATTGGGCCACTTTGATACAAGTTGATGATTTTCTGGAAATCTTAGTGAAATCAGCTTGTTTGAGGCAGATTGAGCGGTCATATGTGCTGTTCATGCCCTGTTTTGCCGGTTCCGGCACCTGACCTCCTGGAGTTAAAATGCGTACGCTGAAAGAAAATCTGCAGAAATCTTCATCCTCAAGCGCCGCAGAGGCCGAACTCGGAAATCTGCCGGAATGGAACCTGGCGGATCTTTATTCTGGACCCGATGCCGCCGAATTCAGCTCCGACATGGAAAAGGCGGCAACTGAGGCAACACGTTTTGCTGAAACCTATCAAGGCAAGCTGGAAGACATCCTTCGTGATGGCACCGGCGGCGATGCGCTGGCCGGGGTGATCAGGGAATATGAAGCCATGTCCGACCTGTTTGGCCGCATCGGGTCATTCATGATGTTGTATTATGTGGGAGACACCACGGACGCAGACAGGCAGAAATTCTACGGCGACGTATCCCAGAAGCTGACTGCCATAACCACGGGGCTGGTGTTTTTCGAACTTGAGTTCAACCGGCTTGACGGCGATGCGCTGGAAAACGCAATGGGCGCGTCAGCCGGGCTGGCTCATTACCGCCCGTGGATCGAGGACCTGCGCAAGGAAAAGCCGTTCCAGCTGGAAGACCGGGTGGAACAGCTGTTTCACGAGAAGTCCGTTACTGCGGCCGGGGCCTGGAACCGTCTGTTCGATGAGACAATGGCGGCGCTGAAATTCGATGTCGACGGAGAGGAGCTGTCGCTTGAACCGACCCTGAACATGCTGGTGT
Above is a window of Anderseniella sp. Alg231-50 DNA encoding:
- a CDS encoding sigma 54-interacting transcriptional regulator; this encodes MAHKILIVDDDPAQRRILEELVKRYGFETATADGASQGLDILEASRSKPVDLIILDLVMPEIDGLEFLERLSAYRTSVPVIVQTAQGSIETVVKAMRAGADDFVVKPVNPERLKVSIQNLLKVNALTEEVKRLNQKVSGEMSFDDLIIASPAMSSVVRLGKRAAHSNIPVLIEGESGSGKEMIARAIQGESERRGKAFVAVNCGALPENLVESILFGHEKGAFTGAVGKHIGKFQEADGGTLFLDEVAELPLDIQVKLLRALQEGEIDPVGSRKPVKIDIRLISATNRNMIEMVKNGQFREDLYYRLNVFPVMAPPLRERIEDIAPLVTHFITRFAAEEGRRVKGIDANALELLKTYAWPGNVRQLENTVFRAIVMCEGDQLHIADFPQIAALTDGFDVEVPPAPVPEPAAPAASGADAMIGGQANVTDNAALASTGSTSMVSDGFAIGIPAVTDGGHIRRLEEIEADMIRLALNRYRGQMSEVARKLGIGRSTLYRKMRELGLEARG